GAAGGACTACCATGTCTTCAGATGGACACAATTCTGGAATAAATCCGTAGTCGCAATACGAGTTGATCTTTGAGATTACTCTTTCTGGCTTCAAACAGAGCGGGAAAACCAAGAAATGTCGTCCAATAACTGTCTTCTCGTCTATCTGCCAGAAAAACTGATTCGGATTGACCATGTGGCAAAAACTTTGGTTCACAGTCTTAGCAATGTTTGTAGGATGATTGTGCTCCAACGCCAACCGCACAAGTTGCCGTGGAGTAATAGTGAGAGTTCCCTTTTCCCGATCAACCATGACTTTCAACCTTGGACCTATCTCTTCCACTACTGCCCTAAAACTCGGCGCGAGGACTACCTTTCTGCCGTCAAGGATATGTCCTATCAGACTTTGCAGCGAGCCATCGGCAAGAACAAAGTCCGCATTCATGAAAATAAAATGCGTGTTTCGCATGCCCTCACCTAATGAGATAATGGCGCGCCCATAAGCCAGAGTTAAGGTAACACCGTAGCAACCTGAAGTGATTAAATCATTGATAGGGATGAACCTAGTGCGGCACAATCCACTGACCCGCTTAAAAGCCGAGTCGGCCTCAAATAAAGTAATATCGTCTTTTGAGGTCAGGATGACTACTTCGAGCTCAGTTGAACCCGCTAAGGCTGGCAGATTGCCAGAAGCCAGATAAGACGGTAGGGCAAGCGAAAGAAAACGCTTGATATATGAATCTCCCCAAACCGTTACAAGGAACTTGACCTTCGGCCGCATTTGCCGTTACCGTACCCTCCGACCTTTAGTCCGATTTAAAAGAGCAGCGAAGACAACCTACTAGGGAGGTTCGTACCCGTGGTTCGAATGCTGAAACAGCTTCTTTTGAAGAGCATTGATCGTGCCGGCTACGTGGTTTTGCGGAAGCCCACGTACCAACATCTAAAAACGGCAGCACAGGAAGGATATCTCCCAATGTCTTCTCTAAGCACAGTAGGACCATCACTCGACGAACCCGGAGACGATACTATCCAAGACTATCAAGCGGAAATGCACAAATATCACGTGCGCACCGGTACAAAGGATATGGATGCAGACTTTCTACCAATTTACGAAAAGTGTCGAAGATTCACCATGACATCAGCCGACCGAATGTACGCACTCTACAAAGCAGTTGAATATATTGAGCGAGCTTCAGTGCCAGGCGATATTGTTGAATGCGGCGTATGGAAAGGCGGAAGCATGATGGTGGCAGCACATACGTTACTCCGGTTAGGCCAAGTCAATAGACATCTGTATCTGTTTGATACGTATGAAGGACTACCTAAGCCTGACGAAAAACTTGACGTGGACATTTGGGGGAATCGTGGCATTGACGGGTGGCTGCCACACAGGAGGACAGATGAAAGTAGTGACTGGGCCTTAGCAACTCTCGATGAAGTACAGGGAAACCTTGAAGGGACTGGTTATCCGCGCAACCTTCTCCATTTCATTAAAGGCATGGTCGAAAGAACCATACCGGACAAAGCCCCCGAAGCTATCGCCTTACTTCGCTTGGATACCGATTGGTACAATTCAACCTTGCACGAAATGGTCCACTTGTTCCCAAGACTGAGTCGAAACGGAGTCATAATCATTGACGACTACGGCCACTTCAGAGGTGCAAGAAAAGCTGTAGATGAATACATTGCCAGGCTTAAGCTGCCAATTCTTTTAAACCGAGTAGATTATGCCGGTCGTATCGCAATCAAAAATTTCTAGAACTCACTAAATGAAAACGATGTAACGGAAGACGATCAAAGAGCTTTCTTTCCACAGCATAAGGCCAAGTTGTAATGCGACATTGCATGATATCCTGTATGGACAACTTCATCGTTCATGGAAAACATGAAGACATTATGGAAGTACCGCTCCATCAGCTTTCTTAACTCGTGCTGATCTTTGCAGTTGACATGCCCTTCTTTGCTCTGCGGAGAGGCATAAATTTGAGACTGCAAGGAAGGCATACCGATGATCACCACTCCGTGCTCGATGACCGAGGCAATCACGTTTGAAATGAAGCGATC
This genomic stretch from Nitrospirota bacterium harbors:
- a CDS encoding TylF/MycF/NovP-related O-methyltransferase, with translation MLKQLLLKSIDRAGYVVLRKPTYQHLKTAAQEGYLPMSSLSTVGPSLDEPGDDTIQDYQAEMHKYHVRTGTKDMDADFLPIYEKCRRFTMTSADRMYALYKAVEYIERASVPGDIVECGVWKGGSMMVAAHTLLRLGQVNRHLYLFDTYEGLPKPDEKLDVDIWGNRGIDGWLPHRRTDESSDWALATLDEVQGNLEGTGYPRNLLHFIKGMVERTIPDKAPEAIALLRLDTDWYNSTLHEMVHLFPRLSRNGVIIIDDYGHFRGARKAVDEYIARLKLPILLNRVDYAGRIAIKNF